The stretch of DNA TGGCTTTCCATCGCCCTCTTGAATCGGCAAGAGCGATGAGGCGTTAGACCGCAGCGGACTGTGCATCGGTCTGCGGGGAGTGCCGGGAGTCTGGCTTTTTTTGAGGGATTCGCATATTTCTGTTAGCGGAGGTCCAGAAATGAACGTCAAGAATCTATCTCAGAACTTTAAGCAGGCTAGGGCTAAATCCGTCCTGATCGCGGCAGCCCTCCTGGTTTGGATTCTGGCGCCAACCGGGGCGCAGGCTATTTTAGGCACAAGTGAACCGGCCCCTTCTTTCTCACTGATGTCCGGAGACAATAAAAAGCTCACCCTTGACATGCTTAAGGGAAAGATTATCGTCTTGTTTTATGCAACCAGGGATACCGTCAATGTTAACGAGGACTTACAGCATTATCTGGATACGCTTTACGATGCGCAACCGCAAAATATTCAAAATCAAATCTTCCGATTGCTGGTCGTCAATACCATGGAGGCCACGTCTTTAACAGTTTGGAAACAAAAATTAATGGAAACCTCCGCGAAGTTGAAGATAACTATCTACGGGGATTGGAGCGGAGGCATGTTTGCGGCGTACCGGATGAGGGATAATGACAGCAATTTTGTCATTATAGATAAGCGGGGTATCGTCAGATTTGCCGCGTCCGGCCGGATACCCAACAGCCGGTTTGAGGCCATAAAAAAACTCCTTTTAGGACTGGCGACTGGCAACTAAGAAGCACCGGGGCCCAGCGGCTGAACTCTTTTTTAGGTCTCCGCAAGGGAAAATCGCCTTCCCCTGGATTTTTCCAGGTGAAGCGCAGCACCGGGGGTTTTAGTGCTTATCTTTGGTTTGAGCCTGGGAAAAGAGGTCGGCAGTAACACCTTGGGAACAGGCAAAAAGGAAATCCATGGCGAACCAAGCTGAACACGCCATCGAAGTCGAGAACCTGACGAAGCGTTACGGGGATTTGCAGGCGGTCAACGGCATATCCTTCAACGTCAGAAAGGGCGAAGTTTTCGCCTTTCTGGGCCCGAACGGCGCCGGCAAGACCACTACCGCCGAGATAATCGAGATGATCCGCAAGCCCACGTCGGGAACAGTGAAACTTCTCGGGATGGACGTCACCAAGAAGAAGCGCGCCATCGTCCCCCGGATCGGCGTCCTCCCCCAAGACTTCAGCTCCTTCGACCGGATAACGGTCAGAGAAACCATGCAGTACTATTCGCGACTATTCTCCGGCGCCAGTCGCCTCCGGCGGAACACCGATATCGACGGGCTGATAGAACTCGTGGCCCTCAAGGACAAGGCCACAGAGCAGTATAAGAACCTCTCCGGGGGCTTGAAGCAGCGCCTGGGCATCGCCATTGCGCTCGTGAACGACCCCGATGTCGTGTTCCTCGACGAGCCGACGACCGGGCTCGACCCCCGGGCCAGGCGCGAGGTGTGGGAAGTCCTGCTGGGCCTGAAGAAGAAGGGGAAAACGATATTTCTCACGACGCACTACATGGAGGAAGCGGAGATTCTGGCCGACACGGTCGCCATCATCTCGAAAGGGATGATCATCGCCACGGGCTCTCCCGCGGAGCTCATAGAAAATGCCACGAATTACCTGGTCCTGACGCTACAGTCCGTCGATGCCAACGCCTTTGAGATCATCCGGAAGTTGGGCTTCGAGCCGGTCCATGACAACCACCAAGACCTCAAGGTCAGGGTGGAGCACACGGAAGACATCCTGAAGGCACTAAATGCCGTTAAGGACGCGGGGGCGTCGTTCCTCAGCCTGGACGTTCGCAGGCCCAACCTCGAAGAGGTCTTCCTGAAGCTCACCGGCGAGGCGCTCCGCGCAGACCTGGCCGAGAGCGGGGAGGTGGTATGAATCTGCGAGTCATCAGCGCCAATCTCGTCGTCAAGCTCAAGACCTTCTACCGGGAGAGGACCGCGATGTTCTTCACCATTGCGTTCCCGATAATCCTGATTCTCGTGTTCGGCACCATTTTCCTGGACCGGGACCAATTGAGCTTAGACCTTTACGTGCAGGACCTCGACGACACCCACGGCTCGGCGCAGTTCATCAAGGCCCTGCAAATCAATGGGAACTTCAAGATAAAGAGGGTCGATCTCACCAGCGACGCCAGGGAATACGCCAAGAACCACAGGCTGAACCTTATCCTCGTTATTCCCAAAGACTTTGAAAACTTGCTCCATCAGAGGGTGGACCTCAAAGCCCCCGATGCCTCCGTTATCCTCGAGTATATCTACGACCCCAGCTCTACTTCGGTGAAGACGAAGATGGAATACCTGAACATGGAGTTTGCGGGGATGAACCAGAGGATGTCCGGAAAGCCGGGGTTCTACCGGTGGGAGGAGACCTCGATACTCAACAAGAAGTACCGATTTATCGAGTTCTTCATCCCCGGCGTCATCGCCATGGCGGTGATGACCGCATCCCTGTTCGGCACGGTGAACATGAACACGGAATTGTTGCAGAAGGGGATCATCAGGAAGCTAGCCACCACGCCCATCACGCGTACCGACTGGATACTATCGAACATCCTGTACCAGTTCGCACTCGCAATTATCTCCACGATTGGGATGCTGCTGGTGAGCTTCGGCGTGTTTCACACTGACCTCCAGATAAACGTCTGGCTCCCGGTGTTCATTTTGCTTGATGTCTTCGCGTTCGTCGGCATCGGCATGATACTCACCCGCTTTGTGCAGGAGGCGCAGAGCGCCGTCGCCGCCGCCAACGCCATCTCGTTTCCCATGATGTTCCTCGCGGGGAGCTTCTTCCCCATCGAGATGATGCCGGGCTTTTTGCAGACGTTCGCCAAGCTACTGCCTCTGTATTACGTGAACGAGGGCCTGCGGGCCTCCATGATCTTTAGCGACCACCTGGCCACCCTGCGTTACGCCGCCATAATCGGGGTTTTCGCGGCCGTGGTCTTCGCCTTGGGCATCATAGGCACCAAATGGGAAGAGGGTACGTGATTGCCAAGCACCTGCGGCTCGCCAGCCCTCGAGCCTTCTTTCCCGGCGACCTTACCGCCTGTACCCGCGGTCCTGGCGCGCAGTGAGTACAGTGGCACGAAGGGGCTGCTACCCAGCCTTCCCCCCGGTATCCGGGTTTCCCGTCCGCATAATTTCGCGACCCTTTTCTGGGAAAAGATCGGCAAGATAGACCCCGTACCCGGCCCCACATTTCCAGGGCTAAGGTTTGCCCGACCAGACGTTGGCCGGTTTGACCAAAAGTGATTCCCGGAAGGTGAAGACGTGAGAATAAAGCTTATCGCCCCCCATGAACAACTTGATGACACCAGTAATGTCAGGTTGATGAGGGTAAATCTGCCGCTGATAGCCGCGCTGACCCCGCCTGGCCACACGATTACCCTGGTCGATGAAGTTTATGCTGCCGATGACCCCGATCAAGAGGTGGATTTGGTGGGGATCACCGTCATGACCGACCTGGTGCCCAGGGCCTATCGTCTGGCCGACACCTATCGCCAAAAGGGGGTGCAGGTGGTGCTGGGCGGCATACACCCCACCATCTTGCCTGACGAAGCTTTAGGACATGCAGACGCGGTAGT from Desulfobaccales bacterium encodes:
- a CDS encoding ABC transporter permease — protein: MNLRVISANLVVKLKTFYRERTAMFFTIAFPIILILVFGTIFLDRDQLSLDLYVQDLDDTHGSAQFIKALQINGNFKIKRVDLTSDAREYAKNHRLNLILVIPKDFENLLHQRVDLKAPDASVILEYIYDPSSTSVKTKMEYLNMEFAGMNQRMSGKPGFYRWEETSILNKKYRFIEFFIPGVIAMAVMTASLFGTVNMNTELLQKGIIRKLATTPITRTDWILSNILYQFALAIISTIGMLLVSFGVFHTDLQINVWLPVFILLDVFAFVGIGMILTRFVQEAQSAVAAANAISFPMMFLAGSFFPIEMMPGFLQTFAKLLPLYYVNEGLRASMIFSDHLATLRYAAIIGVFAAVVFALGIIGTKWEEGT
- a CDS encoding ABC transporter ATP-binding protein, yielding MANQAEHAIEVENLTKRYGDLQAVNGISFNVRKGEVFAFLGPNGAGKTTTAEIIEMIRKPTSGTVKLLGMDVTKKKRAIVPRIGVLPQDFSSFDRITVRETMQYYSRLFSGASRLRRNTDIDGLIELVALKDKATEQYKNLSGGLKQRLGIAIALVNDPDVVFLDEPTTGLDPRARREVWEVLLGLKKKGKTIFLTTHYMEEAEILADTVAIISKGMIIATGSPAELIENATNYLVLTLQSVDANAFEIIRKLGFEPVHDNHQDLKVRVEHTEDILKALNAVKDAGASFLSLDVRRPNLEEVFLKLTGEALRADLAESGEVV
- a CDS encoding redoxin domain-containing protein codes for the protein MNVKNLSQNFKQARAKSVLIAAALLVWILAPTGAQAILGTSEPAPSFSLMSGDNKKLTLDMLKGKIIVLFYATRDTVNVNEDLQHYLDTLYDAQPQNIQNQIFRLLVVNTMEATSLTVWKQKLMETSAKLKITIYGDWSGGMFAAYRMRDNDSNFVIIDKRGIVRFAASGRIPNSRFEAIKKLLLGLATGN